One region of Bacillota bacterium genomic DNA includes:
- a CDS encoding MFS transporter, which produces MRNEGTIDPGASGQALYPVLAASLSRTFAELIIFGYIPLHLYTGGERRILQLALITAVPALVRFAAANVWGAVADVTGRLKLTLLVGLLGYGAAAVGLLFASTGVHAMIVVSMAAALFASLSPAGKALVSLRPGPAGTPGRALAWWLQLESWGWMLGSLAVAIRERLGASPGSLLVAAAGLALLQALWVAWRVPELLRRPAREEPAPAGERTLRAAGVSQAIAGRFAELRDEWRRLYGDRVLALLFGVFGLAVLAGEASFTVFGFYVVGTLGGTESLYGATLTLATALGLVAYAWLTANSRRASPGNLMLTAGAPYIAMYVLMAAAPNALVAAVAFALPLYALIRAGATWAAESLTHASERGGGMGALDGMEAFSLALGAVMAGSVGDQLGLRAVYATCAGVALLLSLLAWKLKARLTRPQASPVAAKA; this is translated from the coding sequence GTGCGAAACGAAGGGACCATCGACCCCGGCGCGAGCGGCCAGGCTCTGTACCCGGTGCTGGCCGCAAGCCTCAGTCGCACCTTCGCCGAACTCATCATCTTCGGCTACATCCCGCTCCACCTGTACACGGGCGGGGAGCGGCGCATCCTGCAGCTGGCGCTCATCACCGCGGTGCCGGCGCTGGTACGGTTTGCGGCGGCCAACGTGTGGGGCGCCGTGGCGGACGTGACGGGCCGGCTGAAGCTCACCCTCCTGGTGGGGCTTCTGGGGTACGGCGCGGCCGCTGTGGGGCTTTTGTTCGCGTCGACCGGCGTGCACGCCATGATAGTGGTGAGCATGGCTGCGGCGCTGTTTGCGTCCCTGTCGCCGGCAGGCAAGGCGCTTGTCTCGCTACGCCCGGGACCTGCCGGCACACCCGGCCGGGCTCTGGCCTGGTGGCTGCAGCTGGAATCGTGGGGCTGGATGCTGGGCAGTCTGGCGGTGGCCATCCGAGAACGGCTCGGCGCGTCGCCCGGCAGCCTGCTGGTGGCGGCGGCGGGATTGGCTCTGCTGCAGGCCCTATGGGTCGCGTGGCGGGTGCCCGAGCTGCTTCGACGGCCGGCTCGCGAGGAACCGGCGCCCGCCGGGGAACGGACGCTCCGGGCAGCGGGCGTATCTCAGGCCATCGCCGGCCGGTTCGCCGAACTCCGGGATGAGTGGCGGCGGCTTTACGGTGACAGGGTGCTGGCGCTTCTGTTCGGGGTTTTCGGGCTTGCCGTGCTGGCCGGCGAGGCGAGTTTCACGGTGTTCGGGTTCTATGTGGTCGGTACACTGGGCGGCACCGAGTCGCTGTACGGGGCAACCCTCACCCTTGCCACGGCCCTGGGCCTCGTGGCATACGCCTGGCTCACGGCCAACAGCCGCCGCGCGTCTCCCGGCAACCTCATGCTGACCGCCGGGGCGCCTTACATCGCGATGTACGTCTTGATGGCCGCGGCGCCCAATGCGCTGGTGGCCGCCGTCGCCTTTGCCCTGCCGCTGTACGCGCTCATTCGGGCCGGGGCCACCTGGGCGGCCGAGTCGCTCACCCACGCCTCCGAACGGGGCGGCGGCATGGGCGCGCTCGACGGCATGGAGGCCTTCTCGCTGGCCCTGGGAGCGGTGATGGCGGGGTCCGTGGGCGACCAGCTGGGGCTGCGGGCGGTCTACGCGACGTGCGCCGGCGTGGCGCTGCTCTTGAGCCTGCTTGCCTGGAAACTGAAGGCACGCCTTACCCGTCCCCAGGCCAGCCCGGTGGCGGCAAAGGCCTGA